The genomic DNA GTCGTAACCGCACGTGGCACAGGTCGGCATGAGTGGCTTCGCGTCCATCGCTCTTCACTCTACCGGACTCGATGACCGAAGGCCCAACGGGCCGCCATAGCCGGAGCCCAGGGCACGGGAGTGCCGAAGGCACGACCAACGCCCTGGGTCAACGCCAACCCACCACCCGCTTCCGCCCCTCTACCTGAGCCCTGAAAGGGCGGCACAACCATTCCCTCCTTTGCCCGCTTCCCCCTCCCAACCCGCGAATGATCCCACGAGTGAGCCCCTCCCAACATCCCACCCCGCCGCGCACGCCCGCCGAGCCCATCGACATCGCCATCATCGGTGCCGGAGCCGCGGGCCTCATGGCCGCGATCTCCGCAGGACGCGCCGCCCGCGAGCAAGGCCACCCCCTCACCATCATCGCCCTCGACGGCGCACGCACGCTCGGAGCCAAGATCCTCGTCGCCGGAGGCGGCCGCTGCAACGTCACCCACCACGCCGTCGACGAATCCGCATACGCCGGCTCCAGTCGCAACGCCATCAAGAAAGTCCTCCGTAGTTTCCCCGTCGAACGCACCATCGACTTCTTCCGCGAGCGAGGCGTCGAACTCAAACGCGAAGACACCGGCAAACTCTTCCCCACGACCGACTCCGCCCGCACCATCCTCAACGCACTCCTCGACGCCGCCCGCGATGCTGGCGTCCAGATCCGTCACCCCTGGCGCGTGGGCTCCATCACGCGCGACGACGCGGGGCTCTTCCATATCGCGTGCGAACCCTCCGCAACCAAATCCGAGTCCGACTCACCAGCCGAAACCATCCTCGCCCGCCGCATCATCCTCGCCACCGGCGGCCGCTCTCTCCCCAAGTCCGGCTCCGACGGCAGGGGCTACGACTTCGTCCGCGCTCTCGGCCACTCCATCACCTCGCGCATCTTCCCCGCCCTCGTCCCCCTCATCGTCCCCGAGGATTGCTTCATCCGCTCCCTCTCCGGCCTCGCGGCTGTCGTCACCCTCGAAGTCCGCGCCTCGACCAACAAACGCCTCGCCCAGTTCACCAACTCCACCCTCTGCACCCACTTCGGACTCTCCGGCCCCGGCCCCCTCGACATCTCCCGCTACCTCACCGCGGCACGCCACGACGACCCCGGCGCATGGCTCGCCATCAACTGGCTCCCCGACATCCCCGCCGCCGAGATCGACGCCGCCCTCCAGAACCTCGGCCGCTCCACACCCATCCGACTCCTCAGCGACCGTCTCCCCGTCCGCCTGCCCGAACGCCTCGCTGAAGCCATCTGCAAAGAAGCGGGCGTCGCCCCCGGCGTCTCCGGCAACGCCCTCACGCGCGACGCACGCCGCTCGCTCGTCACCGCCCTCACGGAAATGCGGATCCCTATCACCGGCGATCGCGGATACACCTACGCCGAGGTCACCGCCGGAGGCGTCCCCTTGTCCGAACTCAAGCTTGACACCATGGAGTCCCGCACCTGCCCGGGTCTTCACCTCTCTGGCGAGATCTGCGATGTCGACGGCCGCATCGGCGGCTTCAACTTCCAGTGGGCATGGGCCAGCGGCTACCTCGCGGGCCGCGGCGCAGCCCTGTAGCGAACCTTGAAAAGGGAGCCCTGAGCGCAAGAGCTTTTTGCGTCATCGCTTCATTGCCTGTGTGTGTCGATCAAGGATGATGATGGCTTGGATCCATCGACGGACTCGCTCGATGCCGCGCACGTGCGGCGGGATAAGCCCCACATGGTGGGTCATTTCCAGGCGTGCAAACACACGCTCGATCACGCGCCGGAGTGACAGCAGGCCCCTGCCGAAGCCCGTCATGCTCTGCTCCAGCATGTCGATGGCTCGACGGCGGTCCGGATGCGTTCCGGACCGCCGCACGCCG from Phycisphaeraceae bacterium includes the following:
- a CDS encoding aminoacetone oxidase family FAD-binding enzyme; its protein translation is MSPSQHPTPPRTPAEPIDIAIIGAGAAGLMAAISAGRAAREQGHPLTIIALDGARTLGAKILVAGGGRCNVTHHAVDESAYAGSSRNAIKKVLRSFPVERTIDFFRERGVELKREDTGKLFPTTDSARTILNALLDAARDAGVQIRHPWRVGSITRDDAGLFHIACEPSATKSESDSPAETILARRIILATGGRSLPKSGSDGRGYDFVRALGHSITSRIFPALVPLIVPEDCFIRSLSGLAAVVTLEVRASTNKRLAQFTNSTLCTHFGLSGPGPLDISRYLTAARHDDPGAWLAINWLPDIPAAEIDAALQNLGRSTPIRLLSDRLPVRLPERLAEAICKEAGVAPGVSGNALTRDARRSLVTALTEMRIPITGDRGYTYAEVTAGGVPLSELKLDTMESRTCPGLHLSGEICDVDGRIGGFNFQWAWASGYLAGRGAAL